In Carassius gibelio isolate Cgi1373 ecotype wild population from Czech Republic chromosome B2, carGib1.2-hapl.c, whole genome shotgun sequence, a single genomic region encodes these proteins:
- the LOC127951447 gene encoding uncharacterized protein LOC127951447, with protein sequence MLVQVECKGNPKWIRIPEKNDCFDFCGFIKEASAKFNLPHGANVVLKDSAGVDVDADIFDELVRTSKVSFKILDGDNNKSDNVPQAEIDLSEPSCPGSSFSSIESESSESTVIPQSSKASKKRFLEEPSDCNASKDLVHAALHSKPGGSDILKEYEQTSSLSDKTRKKLVNILVADMVEKYGRIPPVSIRLSYALGIITLFPNLKDKCSPTGYEHYYDPRSGQGYIAYRLKTVQRNSVNNLKGASKVVYQDGPKTLRKTSSATEQLSGDECTEAISMMKHSTDTPVIKDKMRTTFKYRQNLIHDPDKSSLILDYFPRFLDTPGLIDQDFTMLFGDDISSKFIAKWPTFYKQRVIADCKNLHPGAHVDDLLSALEECDCGWDSDVAAILLLIHLLPPTVKGRKTGKISATEAADHIVKFIKVGTSVKTFLEQIGSTQPFLLCVGEKRSIIQKFYIILDQKAIPCMTQTAVAAFDELFKAHFVFAVSYDEALCNFYTFIQTTVYGIDVGTAKESPRVKEIRVRIENTEV encoded by the exons CTTCAGCAAAGTTCAACTTGCCGCATGGAGCCAATGTGGTTCTTAAAGACTCTGCAGGAGTTGATGTTGATGCTGATATTTTTGATGAGCTTGTGAGAACATCTAAGGTGTCCTTCAAAATTTTGGATGGTGATAACAATAAATCGG ATAATGTTCCACAAGCTGAGATCGATCTCTCTGAGCCCTCATGCCCTGGGTCATCGTTTTCATCAATAGAATCAGAAAGTTCGGAGTCCACAGTGATTCCACAATCTTCAAAGGCATCCAAAAAGCGATTCTTAGAAGAACCTTCTGACTGCAATGCGTCAAAAGAT ctAGTTCATGCAGCGCTACACTCAAAACCAGGAGGCTCTGATATATTGAAGGAGTATGAACAAACAAGTAGCCTGTCTGACAAGACACGAAAGAAGCTGGTAAACATCCTTGTGGCTGATATGGTAGAGAAGTATGG GAGGATTCCACCAGTCAGTATCCGTTTAAGCTACGCTCTTGGGATCATAACCTTGTTCCCCAATTTGAAGGATAAGTGCTCACCGACTGGTTAT GAACATTACTATGATCCACGCAGTGGCCAGGGTTACATTGCCTACAGATTGAAAACTGTTCAGCGCAACTCTGTAAATAATTTGAAGGGGGCATCCAAGGTGGTTTACCAAGATGGTCCAAAGACTTTGCGCAAGACATCTTCAGCAACTGAGCAGCTGTCAGGTGACGAATGCACAGAAGCTATATCCATGATGAAGCATTCAACggacacaccagttattaaggataAAATGAGGACAACATTCAAGTACAGGCAGAATTTGATACATGATCCAGACAAATCTTCACTCATCCTTGATTACTTTCCCCGATTTTTGGATACACCAGGCTTg ATTGACCAAGACTTTACTATGCTTTTTGGAGATGACATCTCAAGCAAATTTATTGCAAAATGGCCAACATTCTACAAGCAAAGAGTAATTGCTGACTGCAAAAACCTGCACCCTGGTGCACATGTGGATGACCTTCTGTCTGCTCTGGAGGAGTGTGATTGtg GATGGGACAGTGATGTGGCAGCTATTCTTCTGCTCATTCATCTCTTGCCTCCGACTGTAAAAGGAAGGAAGACTGGGAAAATCAGTGCAACTGAAGCAGCTGATCATATTGTAAAGTTCATTAAG GTGGGGACGAGCGTCAAGACATTTCTTGAACAAATTGGATCTACACAGCCCTTCCTCCTCTGTGTTGGAGAAAAGAGGAGTATCATTCAGAAGTTTTACATCATCCTGGACCAGAAGGCCATTCCCTGCATGACTCAGACAGCTGTTGCAGCCTTTGATGAACTCTTTAAGGCGCACTTTGTCTTTGCCGTGTCATATGATGAGGCCTTGTGCAACTTCTACACGTTCATTCAAACAACAGTGTATGGCATTGATGTGGGCACTGCCAAGGAAAGTCCAAGGGTCAAGGAAATCCGAGTGAGAATTGAAAACACTGAGGTGTGA